In the Pirellulales bacterium genome, CCTCCGGCGCTGAGGAAGCGATTCAACAGGCCGGTCAAGCCTATCTCGCGGCGATCGAAAAGGGAGACCCGGAGGCCATCGCGTCATTTTGGACGCCCGAGGGCACCTACACCGATGAAGATGGCCAAACCTACAAATCGCGAGAGCTGATTCAAAAGAGTTTTTCGGCCAAGCAAGAACTTCACCCTGACGTCCAAGTCACGGGGGTTGAAACTCGATTCTTGACCCCCGACGTTGCCATGCAAGAGGGAACCAGTCGGCTGAAGAAAAAAAA is a window encoding:
- a CDS encoding SgcJ/EcaC family oxidoreductase, with the translated sequence MSMLRIFALCATIATLWPWCNCSSAFAQRPATASGAEEAIQQAGQAYLAAIEKGDPEAIASFWTPEGTYTDEDGQTYKSRELIQKSFSAKQELHPDVQVTGVETRFLTPDVAMQEGTSRLKKK